From one Peptoniphilaceae bacterium AMB_02 genomic stretch:
- the tsaD gene encoding tRNA (adenosine(37)-N6)-threonylcarbamoyltransferase complex transferase subunit TsaD, with product MDILTLAIETSCDETSVAIMKNGREIMSNIISSQIETHRLFGGVVPEVASRLHLEMINKIIETAVKEAKIKLSDIDHIAVTCGPGLIGALIVGVSAAKALSLSLDIPLNGVNHMQGHVCANYIAHPDLKPPFVGLIVSGGHTYLIEVLNYNEYIIRGQTRDDAAGESYDKVARTLGLSYPGGPEIDKLSKLGNPESIDFPRIMLEPGSYDFSFSGLKTAVLNYINQKRQKNEEIVIEDVAASFQQAVIDVLVVKSFRLLNELKYKTLVLSGGVAANSSLREALKKRADEEGVTLYFPPVSLCTDNAAMIGCAGYYDFIAGKRSELDLKVFPNLKL from the coding sequence ATGGATATATTAACACTTGCTATAGAAACATCTTGTGATGAAACTTCTGTGGCAATAATGAAAAACGGACGAGAGATTATGTCCAATATTATTTCATCTCAGATAGAAACGCATAGACTATTTGGAGGAGTTGTCCCTGAGGTAGCTTCCAGGCTTCATCTGGAGATGATTAACAAAATAATAGAAACGGCAGTAAAAGAAGCAAAAATAAAACTAAGTGATATCGATCATATAGCTGTCACATGTGGTCCAGGACTTATCGGTGCTTTAATAGTAGGAGTCTCTGCTGCAAAAGCACTCTCATTGTCACTTGATATACCGCTAAACGGCGTAAATCATATGCAAGGACATGTTTGTGCTAATTATATAGCTCATCCGGATTTGAAACCTCCATTTGTCGGTCTTATTGTCTCGGGAGGACATACTTATCTAATCGAGGTATTAAACTACAATGAATATATTATAAGAGGACAGACAAGAGATGACGCGGCCGGAGAATCCTATGACAAGGTAGCAAGAACATTGGGACTAAGTTATCCGGGAGGACCTGAAATAGATAAATTGTCAAAACTTGGTAACCCTGAGAGTATAGATTTTCCAAGAATTATGCTTGAACCCGGTTCATATGACTTTTCTTTTAGTGGACTAAAAACTGCTGTGCTTAACTATATCAATCAGAAGAGACAAAAAAATGAAGAGATAGTAATAGAAGATGTAGCTGCATCTTTTCAACAAGCAGTCATAGATGTACTTGTAGTAAAGAGTTTTAGACTTTTAAATGAGTTAAAATACAAAACACTTGTACTATCAGGCGGGGTAGCTGCCAATAGCAGTCTTAGGGAAGCACTTAAAAAAAGAGCAGACGAGGAAGGAGTAACACTTTACTTTCCACCTGTTTCTCTATGTACTGATAATGCTGCTATGATAGGTTGTGCAGGGTATTATGATTTTATAGCGGGAAAAAGATCTGAACTTGATTTAAAAGTATTTCCGAATTTAAAACTATAG
- the rimI gene encoding ribosomal protein S18-alanine N-acetyltransferase: MKIGFKNMKVEDIQRVHEIEKASFTTPWSKQSILKEITENKLSRYKVLTLDDYIIGYYGLWIVHDEAHVMNIAIDPDYRSQGYGTLLFENLIEMAVSEGVKRVTLEVRRSNEHAINLYEKFGFEASAIRKGYYRDVGEDALIMWLVIEDIE; the protein is encoded by the coding sequence TTGAAGATAGGTTTCAAAAACATGAAAGTTGAAGATATACAGAGAGTTCATGAGATTGAAAAAGCGTCATTTACTACACCATGGTCCAAGCAGAGCATTTTAAAGGAAATAACTGAAAATAAACTATCCAGATATAAAGTACTAACATTAGATGATTATATTATAGGTTATTATGGACTTTGGATTGTTCATGATGAAGCACATGTCATGAATATTGCAATAGACCCGGATTATAGATCACAGGGATATGGTACTCTACTATTTGAAAACTTAATAGAGATGGCTGTCTCTGAGGGAGTAAAAAGAGTGACACTGGAAGTCAGAAGGTCAAATGAGCATGCCATAAACCTCTACGAGAAGTTTGGTTTTGAAGCTTCTGCAATCAGAAAGGGTTATTATAGAGATGTTGGTGAAGATGCGTTAATAATGTGGCTAGTAATAGAAGACATAGAGTGA
- the tsaB gene encoding tRNA (adenosine(37)-N6)-threonylcarbamoyltransferase complex dimerization subunit type 1 TsaB, with protein sequence MKILSIDTSTMVSSCSISENGIVIGDYSVNQEKTHSESLVPMVKRLLEDLGLKLSDIDLYAVGIGPGSFTGLRIGMTTVKTFAQVFEKPVIGVSTLEALAYNIYNEGIIMPVLDARGGRTYYGVFSQENGIIKRIEDDELIYMDELVTRLKDKYAAITVIGEYSNESYEQLKGLENVMFARPSSNNIIARNISEIALEKYKSGYEKNLDDILPNYVRKSQAQRDLEKRM encoded by the coding sequence TTGAAAATATTATCAATAGATACATCGACAATGGTTTCAAGTTGTTCTATTTCAGAAAACGGAATAGTCATAGGGGATTATAGTGTAAATCAAGAAAAGACACATAGCGAAAGTCTAGTCCCGATGGTAAAAAGGCTACTTGAGGATTTAGGATTAAAACTTTCCGATATCGATTTATATGCTGTCGGAATTGGTCCCGGATCTTTTACAGGTCTTAGAATTGGCATGACTACGGTTAAGACCTTTGCACAAGTTTTTGAAAAACCTGTAATTGGAGTTTCAACACTTGAAGCCTTGGCTTACAATATTTATAATGAAGGAATTATAATGCCTGTACTGGATGCTAGAGGTGGAAGAACTTATTATGGGGTTTTTTCTCAAGAAAATGGGATAATTAAGAGGATTGAAGATGATGAACTTATTTATATGGATGAATTGGTTACTAGATTAAAAGATAAGTATGCTGCAATCACTGTTATAGGCGAATATTCAAACGAAAGTTATGAACAATTGAAAGGCTTAGAGAATGTTATGTTTGCTAGACCATCATCTAACAATATCATTGCCAGAAATATTTCTGAAATCGCACTTGAAAAATACAAGAGTGGATATGAAAAAAACTTAGACGACATATTACCTAATTATGTAAGAAAATCACAAGCCCAAAGAGATCTTGAAAAAAGGATGTGA
- the tsaE gene encoding tRNA (adenosine(37)-N6)-threonylcarbamoyltransferase complex ATPase subunit type 1 TsaE, whose amino-acid sequence MQIIIKSVQDMKWLADKLIPYLENGKVYTLNGDLGAGKTTLVSLIANKLNVQETPTSPTFSLVNIYNGDMIINHLDLYRLESPEEIESFEYEEYFYPEDSITFIEWPERALEYLPRDVVKITIKLAEDGTRLVDIDGIDFE is encoded by the coding sequence ATGCAAATTATCATAAAATCCGTGCAGGATATGAAGTGGTTGGCTGACAAATTAATTCCGTATTTAGAAAATGGCAAAGTATATACATTAAATGGAGATTTAGGTGCCGGTAAAACAACTCTAGTCAGCTTAATAGCAAACAAATTGAATGTTCAAGAAACTCCAACTTCACCAACTTTTTCATTGGTTAATATATATAATGGGGATATGATTATCAATCACTTGGATCTCTACAGACTTGAAAGTCCGGAAGAGATAGAAAGTTTTGAATACGAAGAGTACTTTTATCCTGAAGATTCTATTACCTTTATAGAATGGCCGGAAAGAGCATTAGAATATCTTCCAAGGGATGTAGTTAAAATTACCATAAAATTGGCTGAAGATGGTACTAGACTGGTAGATATAGATGGAATAGATTTTGAATGA
- a CDS encoding ECF transporter S component — MMDYHSTNKKMGIRTLVNVALMGVVSFVLMNARMPVFFAPPFMDIDVSEMPALIASFGLGPLAGFLVVVLKIALKTLFNGTSTQYVGELSNIIVSSALVVPAGIIYSRRKTFKTAITALIVGIITMSVIATLSNYFVIFPLYGKLMGIDLEAFANMVKKMNPLVKDYKTLMLFSIVPFNILKGILTSILTLLLYKRVIPFVRKG, encoded by the coding sequence ATGATGGATTATCATTCTACAAACAAGAAAATGGGAATCAGAACACTGGTGAATGTTGCACTTATGGGAGTTGTATCATTTGTGTTGATGAACGCAAGGATGCCGGTATTTTTTGCACCGCCATTTATGGATATAGATGTATCCGAAATGCCAGCATTGATTGCTTCGTTTGGTCTGGGACCTTTGGCAGGATTTTTAGTTGTGGTTTTAAAAATTGCACTAAAAACACTATTTAATGGAACGAGTACACAATATGTCGGAGAACTTTCCAATATTATCGTGTCTTCAGCACTGGTAGTACCTGCAGGAATTATCTATTCCAGAAGAAAAACCTTTAAGACCGCTATTACAGCATTAATAGTAGGGATTATCACAATGAGTGTTATTGCAACTTTAAGTAATTATTTTGTAATATTCCCACTCTACGGCAAACTGATGGGGATTGATTTAGAAGCCTTTGCAAATATGGTTAAGAAAATGAATCCACTGGTAAAAGATTATAAGACCTTGATGTTATTTTCTATAGTTCCGTTTAATATTCTAAAGGGTATTCTGACTTCCATACTCACTCTGCTCTTGTATAAGAGAGTTATTCCTTTCGTGAGAAAAGGATAA
- a CDS encoding cell wall-binding repeat-containing protein, whose translation MIKKFSSLLLALLISLQTIAIMPQTGYATQAVQENVVVLDENTASRDAQIHRTDQIEKSGVELSSVDKPEVKAYEKSNKPNRIVSTFKNDTRTSRAFNWFTTDKLESHVWVSEKSDMSNAKAYPAVADKVVSHYVERDKDGYFIFQLIDKTNKSVKRYFTDEGKVGGEWDHTYEITDSDNETIGIDVTKIEEYSYKAEAKGLKPETRYYYQVGSESEGKSEVGTFITSAVSQKPFTFLHYTDTQNAYWNQNLIDEAGYGADTLKRALETAPNAEFVIHTGDIVEIAEVEDEWVDLFEQSRASLLGTTIAPVAGNHDEYALNRNERFTHKFNEHFNVPAEGPIDGGSYYSYDYNGVHFVILNTNDNKNEAKKAIGQEQLEWMKKDIKEARANGAQWIILNYHKPIFSKSYHSLQDSDVQAVKEEFMKLIDELDVDLALQGHDHVMSRTKSLSFVPSTQSVFNGVVADTPTVVDGLETLTDPKGTTFVLPNTGGTKAYDDIYSKGLEHIKKVRPKLNWLTEELVNEYNGLFAYGEQPQKSERFENSHSNFRDSTVQNFAKYSVDGNKLTTELYQIEGKLGEERKIKLVDSFAIINNDVDTNVKKIAPTTVYSGSNRYETSVDVSRNFYDNSEVVVLASGQIFADSLAASSLSKLYKAPILLTQKTEIPEVVKSEIERLGAKKAIIVGGENSISNDVKSALKGLEVERISGVNRYETASAIAKIVLESSKSKNAIIVSGNDEKFADALSAGSPAFKEDAPILFTSSSDLNSATQSVLTEVNIENVYIIGGENSVNKKAEDELKTKVKNVMRISGQNRYQTALEVARKFAPNSDEIILTSGQVFADALVASGILNNQFAPIILTDKNNTNAEVNAYIRANNVLRITVVGGSNSVSEIK comes from the coding sequence ATGATTAAAAAATTTAGTTCATTATTATTGGCGCTATTGATTTCCCTACAAACGATAGCAATCATGCCTCAAACAGGATACGCTACTCAAGCGGTCCAAGAAAATGTTGTAGTTTTAGATGAGAATACCGCAAGTCGTGATGCTCAGATTCACAGAACTGATCAAATCGAAAAATCAGGTGTAGAGCTTTCTTCCGTAGATAAGCCTGAAGTTAAGGCTTATGAAAAGAGCAATAAGCCAAACAGAATAGTTTCTACATTTAAAAACGACACAAGAACAAGTAGAGCATTCAATTGGTTTACAACTGACAAATTGGAATCACATGTATGGGTTTCTGAAAAATCTGATATGTCGAATGCAAAAGCTTACCCGGCTGTTGCTGATAAAGTTGTATCTCATTATGTTGAAAGAGATAAAGATGGATATTTCATATTCCAACTTATTGACAAAACTAATAAATCAGTAAAAAGATACTTTACTGATGAAGGCAAAGTAGGTGGAGAATGGGATCATACCTACGAAATTACCGATAGTGACAACGAGACTATCGGAATTGATGTAACTAAAATCGAAGAGTATTCATATAAGGCTGAAGCAAAAGGATTAAAGCCTGAAACGAGATATTATTATCAAGTAGGAAGTGAAAGTGAAGGAAAGAGCGAGGTTGGTACTTTTATAACTTCAGCAGTTTCTCAAAAGCCATTTACATTCCTACACTATACAGACACACAAAATGCTTACTGGAACCAAAATCTGATTGATGAAGCAGGATATGGAGCAGACACTCTAAAGAGAGCACTCGAAACTGCACCAAATGCAGAATTTGTGATTCACACAGGAGACATAGTTGAAATCGCTGAAGTTGAAGACGAGTGGGTTGATTTATTTGAGCAATCCAGAGCATCATTACTTGGTACAACAATAGCTCCAGTTGCTGGAAACCACGACGAATATGCACTAAACAGAAACGAAAGATTTACACATAAGTTTAATGAGCATTTTAATGTACCTGCAGAAGGACCAATAGATGGTGGATCATACTATTCTTATGATTATAACGGAGTACATTTCGTAATATTAAACACCAATGACAATAAAAACGAAGCTAAGAAGGCAATTGGCCAAGAACAATTAGAATGGATGAAAAAGGATATTAAAGAAGCAAGGGCAAATGGTGCTCAATGGATAATCCTTAACTACCATAAGCCAATTTTCTCAAAGAGTTATCATTCTCTTCAAGACTCAGATGTTCAAGCAGTAAAAGAAGAGTTTATGAAACTTATAGATGAACTCGATGTTGACTTAGCACTACAAGGGCATGACCATGTAATGTCCAGAACTAAATCATTATCATTTGTTCCATCTACTCAAAGCGTGTTCAATGGTGTGGTAGCTGATACTCCAACTGTTGTAGACGGCTTAGAAACACTAACTGATCCAAAGGGAACAACTTTCGTACTTCCGAATACCGGAGGAACTAAAGCTTATGATGATATATATAGCAAAGGCTTGGAACATATTAAAAAGGTTAGACCAAAATTAAATTGGTTAACTGAAGAACTTGTAAACGAATACAATGGATTATTTGCTTATGGAGAGCAACCACAAAAGAGTGAGAGATTTGAAAACTCACATTCTAACTTTAGGGATTCCACAGTTCAAAACTTTGCGAAATACAGCGTTGATGGAAATAAACTTACAACTGAACTATATCAAATTGAAGGAAAACTAGGTGAGGAGCGTAAAATCAAGCTTGTAGACAGTTTTGCTATTATCAACAATGATGTAGATACAAATGTTAAAAAGATTGCTCCTACTACTGTATACAGTGGTTCTAACAGATATGAAACATCTGTAGATGTGAGTAGAAACTTCTATGACAATTCAGAAGTGGTTGTCCTTGCAAGTGGTCAAATATTTGCAGATTCATTGGCTGCATCTTCTCTATCAAAACTATATAAAGCACCTATTCTCTTAACTCAGAAAACTGAGATTCCTGAAGTAGTTAAATCTGAGATAGAAAGGCTTGGAGCCAAAAAAGCTATAATCGTAGGTGGTGAAAACTCAATATCAAATGATGTAAAATCAGCACTTAAAGGATTAGAGGTAGAGAGAATTTCAGGTGTTAACAGATATGAAACTGCAAGTGCAATCGCAAAAATTGTATTGGAATCATCAAAATCTAAAAACGCCATCATAGTCAGTGGAAATGATGAAAAATTTGCCGATGCACTATCTGCCGGATCACCAGCATTTAAAGAAGATGCACCAATACTATTCACTAGTTCAAGTGATTTAAATAGTGCTACACAAAGTGTTTTAACTGAAGTGAATATTGAAAATGTATATATTATAGGTGGAGAAAATTCTGTGAATAAAAAAGCTGAGGATGAGCTAAAGACTAAAGTTAAGAATGTAATGCGTATCTCAGGTCAAAACAGATACCAGACAGCTCTTGAAGTTGCTCGTAAATTTGCTCCAAATTCAGATGAGATAATATTAACAAGCGGACAAGTATTTGCCGATGCTCTTGTAGCAAGTGGAATACTTAATAACCAGTTTGCACCTATTATCTTAACGGATAAAAACAATACGAACGCTGAAGTAAATGCTTATATTAGAGCGAATAATGTTCTTAGAATTACAGTAGTTGGTGGTTCGAACTCTGTTTCTGAAATTAAATAG
- a CDS encoding ECF transporter S component has product MKDIKIRDLAYVGLSIALITLGTMVIQIPIPATSGYIHVGDGIILLVAVTFGAKYGLIAGGVGSALADIISGYTIWAPFTLIIKGIMGYAMGTVSKSDGQLSFTSSRSYLGSIIATVIMVFGYFVAGSFLTGTMSAALLSVPWNALQGLGGIVIYVFIGHLFEKVDIRKSIKWNK; this is encoded by the coding sequence ATGAAGGATATTAAGATAAGGGATTTAGCTTATGTTGGACTTTCGATTGCTCTTATCACCTTAGGAACCATGGTGATTCAAATTCCAATTCCGGCTACAAGTGGATATATACATGTTGGGGATGGAATTATACTATTAGTTGCAGTTACTTTTGGTGCTAAATACGGTCTAATTGCAGGTGGAGTCGGTTCTGCGCTTGCCGATATAATTAGTGGCTACACAATTTGGGCTCCTTTTACTTTAATAATTAAGGGAATCATGGGTTATGCTATGGGAACAGTTTCAAAAAGTGATGGACAATTGTCATTTACATCTTCCAGATCATATCTGGGATCTATTATCGCAACTGTAATTATGGTATTTGGTTATTTTGTTGCGGGATCATTCCTTACAGGAACTATGAGTGCAGCTCTATTATCTGTGCCATGGAATGCTCTTCAAGGACTTGGAGGAATTGTAATTTACGTATTTATAGGACATCTATTTGAAAAAGTGGATATTAGAAAAAGTATTAAATGGAATAAGTAA
- a CDS encoding IS1182 family transposase, translating to MLFKNSKNKVDQVQMISIDQMVPEDHILRKIDKYIKFDFIYELVEDLYCLDNGRPSIDPVVLLKITLIQYLFNIKSMRQTIKDIEVNLAYRWFLGFDFYDKIPHFTTFSQNYRRRFKDTNIFEDIFQNILLQAIEEGLVDTNIQFVDSTHVKAHANRYKVVKVKVKKEVKYYQKKLEKEINEDRKKHDKKPFDPKDKDEELKEVTKSTTDPEAGLFHKGEHKEVFAYSVQTSCDKNGWILGFKSYPGNLHDGTTFKDFFDEKLKRLNPKKLVMDAGYKFPAIAKELFDDGVFPVFPYTRQKTKPKLENPFYKRDFVYDEYYNCYLCPANEVLGYSTTNREGYRQYKSNPKICVNCGYLGRCTSNKKHQKIITRHIWQDYLDISEEYRYTYKGKAEYKKRKETIERQFGSAKEYHGFRYTNMVGIKKMDMKAALTFATLNMKKLAIILSKRDKKPPKNNGVLRKILNFANRFVKIEQTLIFNQGLSSV from the coding sequence ATGCTATTTAAAAATTCTAAAAACAAAGTTGATCAAGTTCAAATGATTTCAATAGATCAAATGGTTCCCGAAGATCATATACTTAGAAAAATAGATAAATACATTAAATTTGATTTCATATATGAATTAGTTGAAGATTTGTACTGTCTTGATAACGGACGACCTAGTATAGATCCCGTTGTTTTGCTTAAGATTACCTTAATCCAATACCTTTTCAACATAAAAAGCATGAGACAAACAATTAAAGATATTGAAGTAAATCTTGCTTACAGATGGTTTTTAGGTTTTGATTTTTACGATAAAATACCTCATTTCACAACTTTTAGTCAAAACTACAGAAGAAGATTTAAAGATACAAACATATTTGAAGATATTTTTCAAAACATACTACTACAAGCCATTGAAGAAGGCTTAGTTGATACAAATATCCAATTTGTTGACTCAACACATGTTAAAGCACATGCCAATAGGTATAAGGTTGTTAAAGTAAAAGTGAAAAAAGAGGTAAAATACTATCAAAAAAAGTTAGAAAAAGAAATAAACGAAGATAGAAAAAAACATGATAAAAAGCCATTTGATCCTAAAGATAAAGATGAAGAACTAAAAGAAGTAACAAAAAGCACAACAGATCCTGAAGCAGGACTATTCCATAAAGGTGAACATAAAGAAGTATTTGCATACAGCGTACAGACATCATGTGATAAAAATGGATGGATATTAGGTTTTAAATCATATCCTGGAAACTTACACGATGGAACAACATTTAAAGATTTCTTTGATGAAAAGTTAAAACGATTGAACCCTAAAAAACTAGTTATGGATGCAGGCTACAAATTCCCGGCAATAGCGAAAGAACTGTTTGATGATGGAGTATTTCCAGTATTTCCATACACCAGGCAAAAAACAAAACCAAAACTAGAAAACCCATTCTACAAAAGAGATTTTGTGTATGACGAATACTACAACTGTTACCTTTGTCCAGCAAATGAAGTATTAGGATACTCAACCACAAATAGAGAAGGATATAGGCAGTACAAGAGCAACCCAAAGATCTGTGTAAACTGTGGGTACCTAGGAAGGTGTACAAGTAATAAAAAACACCAAAAGATAATAACTAGACATATCTGGCAAGATTATCTTGATATCTCAGAAGAATACCGGTATACATATAAAGGAAAAGCAGAATACAAAAAGAGAAAAGAAACAATAGAAAGGCAATTTGGGAGTGCAAAGGAATATCATGGATTTAGATATACCAATATGGTAGGTATAAAGAAAATGGATATGAAAGCAGCACTTACTTTTGCGACCCTAAATATGAAAAAGTTAGCAATAATCTTAAGTAAAAGAGATAAAAAGCCACCCAAAAATAATGGTGTTTTAAGAAAAATATTGAACTTTGCTAATAGATTTGTCAAAATAGAGCAAACCCTGATTTTTAATCAGGGTTTGTCTTCAGTCTGA
- a CDS encoding ABC transporter permease yields the protein MSIFKSYFRVLVRNTPSLGVHFIIFLIMLFGMVVTAPKEDYEIKDNYKITIVNRDVNNKRAVKLVEFLNEKYKTRTVEDDYELMIGQLIDGVTDYVLVIDKGFKLKYYGSNQNTSGILINMTINEYLNNLNTADKYLPEKSGVLEKIMVEPTKLSYAINKSSGIDSEILNVIYRVIAYPLMTLIMNAVFIGLKNFNKQEVINRIEVSGVHRKKYTIPLYMASLVSVLALWLIINLIAYGAFTRGDFNELLKYMINSFVFILPITAIGYLLSNNIKNESAVNGAITIIGLGSSFISGIFVSKELLSESVLRIASFLPAYWYVKANEVVYTGAENRELLISYGVMIIITLGVLGLNVILKKRKPVLE from the coding sequence ATGAGCATATTTAAATCTTATTTTAGGGTTCTTGTTAGAAATACACCTTCCTTGGGAGTACATTTCATAATATTTTTAATTATGTTATTTGGGATGGTAGTCACAGCACCAAAAGAAGATTATGAAATTAAAGACAATTATAAAATTACTATCGTTAACCGAGATGTAAACAATAAAAGAGCAGTTAAGTTGGTTGAATTCCTGAACGAAAAATATAAAACCAGAACTGTTGAGGACGATTACGAGTTAATGATAGGACAATTAATAGATGGAGTTACTGACTATGTATTGGTAATAGATAAAGGCTTTAAATTAAAGTATTATGGGAGTAATCAAAACACAAGCGGTATACTCATCAATATGACGATAAATGAATATTTAAATAATCTGAATACTGCAGATAAGTATTTACCTGAAAAGTCGGGAGTGCTTGAAAAAATCATGGTTGAACCAACCAAATTAAGTTACGCAATTAATAAGTCAAGTGGTATAGATTCAGAGATATTAAATGTAATATATAGAGTAATTGCCTATCCGCTAATGACATTAATAATGAACGCAGTATTCATTGGGCTGAAAAACTTCAACAAACAAGAGGTAATAAATCGTATAGAAGTATCGGGAGTTCACAGGAAAAAGTATACAATACCGCTATATATGGCATCACTCGTATCGGTATTAGCACTTTGGTTAATTATTAATCTAATTGCCTATGGAGCATTTACTAGAGGAGACTTTAATGAACTGCTGAAATATATGATCAATTCGTTTGTATTCATACTACCTATCACCGCAATAGGATATCTATTATCCAATAATATAAAAAATGAGAGTGCAGTAAATGGAGCCATAACAATTATCGGATTGGGATCATCATTTATCAGCGGGATATTTGTATCGAAAGAACTGCTAAGTGAAAGTGTATTAAGAATAGCATCATTTCTACCGGCATACTGGTATGTAAAAGCTAATGAAGTAGTATATACCGGTGCAGAAAATAGAGAACTACTAATAAGTTATGGAGTTATGATTATAATAACTTTAGGAGTTTTAGGACTCAATGTCATTTTAAAAAAAAGAAAGCCTGTACTCGAGTAA
- a CDS encoding ABC transporter permease → MFKNLFKYYFKENIRIKEIMFWNLAFPIALSLLMHFAFSNIEKADRFKTLAIGVESQMYAEILKDLEDEDGKNLFNIVETNDYESDIKSGRISGYLKGNRKIEAVLGNKIIDNTVIYTTANTINNKYGLIEAIMKENPNTSFEELGKDLQKEINHMDNGFDISKKSQMNSFFYTLVGMVCLGAASSGLAAVNMVQLRGGFPQAIRYNIVPNSKLKILVTMLLAALLISLLQTSVVLIFMKFVLGVDFGSMYLLLINSVVFSSLFGLLIGAAIGLLINAKMDTQLAITIGVYIASSFFAGMMSSDIRSIIASKAPLFARINPGTIIYNLFSSMYYFESTGYYFKYFKDLLIGIGVLVVVISILARRREYEHI, encoded by the coding sequence ATGTTTAAAAACCTATTCAAGTACTATTTTAAAGAAAACATCAGAATAAAGGAAATCATGTTTTGGAACTTAGCATTTCCCATTGCACTATCGCTATTGATGCATTTTGCCTTTTCAAATATCGAAAAGGCAGACAGATTCAAAACACTAGCAATAGGCGTGGAAAGTCAGATGTATGCAGAAATATTGAAAGATTTAGAGGATGAAGATGGTAAAAATCTATTTAATATAGTTGAGACAAATGACTATGAAAGTGATATTAAATCCGGACGTATATCAGGCTATCTAAAAGGTAATAGAAAAATAGAAGCGGTACTTGGGAATAAAATAATAGATAATACCGTTATCTATACTACTGCCAATACAATAAATAATAAATACGGACTTATTGAAGCTATTATGAAAGAAAATCCGAATACTTCATTTGAAGAACTCGGAAAGGATCTTCAAAAAGAAATCAATCATATGGACAACGGCTTCGATATATCCAAGAAAAGTCAAATGAACAGCTTCTTTTATACCTTGGTAGGAATGGTATGTTTAGGAGCAGCATCTTCAGGTCTTGCAGCTGTCAACATGGTTCAGTTAAGAGGGGGATTTCCGCAAGCTATTAGATATAATATCGTTCCTAATTCCAAGCTTAAAATATTAGTAACGATGCTACTTGCCGCATTATTAATAAGTTTATTGCAAACTTCTGTCGTACTCATCTTTATGAAATTTGTACTAGGTGTAGACTTTGGAAGTATGTATCTCCTTCTGATAAACAGTGTAGTGTTCTCAAGTTTGTTTGGACTATTAATAGGGGCAGCTATAGGATTATTAATAAATGCTAAAATGGACACACAATTGGCTATTACGATTGGTGTTTATATAGCTAGTTCATTTTTTGCCGGTATGATGTCATCAGACATAAGATCGATAATAGCTTCAAAGGCACCTTTGTTTGCAAGAATTAACCCGGGAACTATTATTTATAATCTATTTAGTTCTATGTATTATTTTGAAAGTACCGGTTACTATTTCAAATACTTTAAAGATTTGCTTATAGGCATAGGGGTATTAGTGGTAGTAATATCGATTCTGGCTAGGAGGCGGGAATATGAGCATATTTAA